The sequence agactgaccatatatacatatgatcagcgcccaggctccctctccacccaagctatgaccaggaagggGCCCTGGCTTGTAGTGGCTCAACAGGtaatcctataggctcccccaaaccccccccatccttggctaacaaggatggtgaggttgcagcgaccaaaggaactaacgagtttgagcgggactcgaaccccagtctggagttcaccagtcggggacattaccgcatcggccaccacaaccttaaatgtATTCAATGGATTCTGTCAATCTTATCAAAAGATTTTgactttaaaaatttatatatacaacaacagcaacaacaaatgcagcttttccTGGTGGGCTACTggacaaaggtctcagtaatcTGTCCATATTCttttctggggtttggcaagttttcatcaccaccccaGAGACTGATGATTGATGATGGCAGACTTTAGCCTGATGGCtttcagcaaaccagcctagtatgggctgcctttgctgatcatggtgatacataaacccttccaccacgttaaggtatacccaatcacatatatacacacacatatatatatatatatatatatatatatatatatatatatatatatgaatacacatatatactcacaaatatatgtctatatacatgtttttgtatatatatatatatatatatatatatatatatatatatatatatatatatatatatatatatatgcacacacacacacacacacacacacatatatatatatatatatatatatatatatatatatatatatatatatatatatatatatatatatatatatgtatgtatatatatcaacaattgaCAACCTGTCATTAAAATATCtacttcataattatatatatcttgtTTTATCATCGTTTATTAGAAAAGGTATTCATGCATTTATTGTAATAGAATTGCACATAGTAACCTCACACACCAACAACAAATTCCAATTTGTATTTTATCATTAAATCAAATTCTTTTtaaaattcacctttttttttttagttacattcagtctctctctctctcagacatccgTTTTCCGCCCCGTTCATTTGCTTCCTGAACTCAACAGCGGCGGATGAGAACTGCTGTTTTGGTCATTGGTGATCCTTGTTTGAACGCTGGGCGCGGGCGTGCTGGGTCTTCTCCTGGGTCTCGAGGGCGGTGGGCGCTCTGTGGCTTTTAGGCGCATAATGATGCATATGGCACACACGGAGATTATGAGTATCACGCCTGTAATGGGAAAAATTCAGTAATTCTACTTAATTCAAGTTCTTttgtacttagagagagagagagagagagagagagagagagagagagagagagagagagagagagagagagagagagagagagagaagtttttcacTATCTTACACcttcaaaaatattttcttatatttattgttattcacTAATAGCATTGTTGATCTttcacaatatgagagagagagagagagagagagagagagagagagagagaggagagagagagagagagagagagagagagagagagattcatatttaTCAATGGTACTTTATCGTGGAAAGATAGTTTGTGAATgacattatcagcaaagctatgcTAGCCAGGACTAGTTTGGGagactttgagcgatcagacaaaaggctcccaccatcaccaatcctcgctggccagcgtggtgatgaaaactgaccaaaccccatacatgaataaagacatatctgaggccattgtcttgcagtggacaagaaacaacAACGCCGGCCAGTGAGgactgttgatggtgggagacttttgtctgattgttcaTAACAAATCAATCTAGTGTGGGTGAccatgactagtatagctttgctatgGCGATactacaaaccttttcaccacgttaaggtatcattgatgaataagaataaaaaactgaaaatctctctctctctctctccccctctctctctctctctctctctctctctctctctctctctctctctctctctctctctctctctctctctctctctcaagtaattcaaatatattaaattgatttaaaaataagttcaaaaaaaaaatagataaaatgccAATCAAAATAATATACTGATGACAAGTTTAACGaagaaattcaagaaaataaaGTTAACGGTACAAGAACGAAGCATAATGAGAATAAGAACAAACCCAAATTAGAAACAGAAAAAAGTACGAGACTAATTAATTGAGAAACTTACATCCAATGACGCTGCCCAAAAGAACGTTCTTGTGGTATTTCGCTTCTGCCTCTTCGAGCTCAATGGCCTCTTTCCATTTCCTCACGGCTCTTGTGACGTTAACGATGTCCTCTGTGCCTGTAAAGAAATAAGTAtgcaggtatattattattattattattattattattattattattattattattattattattattattattattattattattattattattattattattattattattattattattataagctaagctaagctacaagcctagttggaaaagcaagacggtataagcccaagggctctaaaagggaagaATAACCTagcgatgaaagaaaataaggaaaggaaatatatgaactacaagaaaagtaacaaaatatttaaataaaatatcttgagaacggTAAccgcattaaaacagatctttcgtatataaactataaaaaagccggctcaacatgaaaacattcgctacaagttcaAATTTTTGAAGCTCAAAGTTCTCTCCTAAAGTGCGAATTGCAGAAGTTTGACAAACTAATAAAACATTCGAATAGTCTTGGAagttatacagtaattatatataaacGGAAGCTTTTATTAACACTTTGGAAAAACCTTGGAAGTTATATGTTCATCATTCAATTTAGATTTTTAACCTTAATTCACACCTTATGCTAATGTCAAGCCAAATCAGCCTCAATTTTGAATAGTAATGGGCTTTAAAATAGTCAGATAATGTTGGATAAATGCAACATAAGTATGACTGATGCAAAATATGCAAGGTGAAGACCGTATGTTCATGGAGTCCGAGTGTAGCAGCATGCACTATCTCTGAAATTGTATATTAATTTGAATGTAATTAAAATAGTCCCCGCTATAATTTAGTTTCTTTGAGAATATTTGCTAAAGAAAACGAACAAATAAGTAATGATTTTTATAGGGGTAACTTTGATTTATCGACCCATCTCGTGTCCTTAgaattaatgttataaataagAGTAGCTTGATTTTATGATAACTTTCTCATTTGtaagaaagagaaggaagaaaaaaaagaaaacgaattaTTATAGGGATGCCTTCTTCTTGAAAAACAAACCTAGTGACATTTATGCTATTATAAAAACGaatattatcatatttcataatgatGGTCTACACAAACAACACGTAGTTTTAACTGAGGATATGTGAACAATTGTGTGAATAAAGGCAATAGCATAAAAACTTTGCTTATCTATATACATTAGAATTTATATTTCATGATAATATTTTATCAGTTATGAAGGTAATTTTAAAGGGCTCGAAATTTAAGgtgtaaaatatattaagaaaacaaataatttcagTAATTAATAAAAGAACTAATATCAGTAACTCTTATtaggataaaataaaatatattaagaataccaTTAATGTCAGTAATTAATACAAGTGCTTAGAATGAAGGAAAAACCAGTTTGAAAATAGACTCAAAATACAGTCTTACATATATCACATATCAGATATACATTCCATGAAGTCGTCTTCATtgttactattgaaaaaaaaaatgcaacccttgttggaaaagctgaatggcgcaatttaaaggtttaaaggttgtcatgaatgtcagaggtaagggacacggACCTttcactagcaagcaggacaatgccctggagactgacatatatacatatgatcagtgccaatgcaatgaaaaataaaatatataaaaaacaatttaagCAATGTCTCACCTCGACACGAAATGAATCCATAACCATTGAAGACTTCCACTGGCTTTTGAACGGAAAACTGACAGGATTGTGGGCGTTTGTCTATCTCCTTTCCATCAGATGTTTCGTTCACCATTGATTCAATAAACTGGAACTTCAGAAAAGCATCCTGGTTTTTGATACTGAAGGTGAAGCTGTAGAGAATGCCAGATGGTATAGTGCAGATCCGATCGGCCTGTAGTCGAACTGAGGAGGCCCTGTTAGTTTCAAGTTGTAGGGCATAATCAACCTTGCTGTCCAGACGTTGAAGGTCTAGTGTTGGGGTGACGTTAGAGAGGAATAAGCATTCTGGAATGGAGAAAGTATAAGTTTGATTAGAAGTTAAATGATGAACAGCTTGGAATGGAGAAAGTATAAGTTTAATTAGAAAAACAGAAAAGAGTAGACTGGAATGGAGAAAGTATAAGTTTGATTAAAGGAGAAGAAATAAGCAGCCTGGAATGGAGAAGGTATTACTTTGATTAGAGGGACAAACCTTAGCAGCCTGGAGTGGGGAAGGTTTAAGTTTGATTTGAGAAACAAATGAATAGCCTGGAATGAAGAAGGTATAAGTTTGATTAGAGGGACAGAAATGAGCAGCCTGGAAATGGAAGAGGTATAAGTTTGATTAGAGGGACAGAAATATGCAGTCTGGAATGGAGAAAGTATATTTTTGATTAGAGCGACAGAAAGGAGCAGCCTGGATCGGAGAAGGTATAAGTTTGATTAAAGGGACAGAAATGAGCAGCCTGGAATGGAGTAGGTATACGTTTGATTAGAGGGATAGAAATAAACAGCCTGGATAGACAAGGTATAAGTTTGATTAGAAGGACAGAAATGAGCATCCTGGAATGGAGAAGGTATAAGTTTGATTAAAGGGACAAAAATAAACATCCTGTATGAAGAAGGTAAAAGTTTCATTAGAAAGGACAGAAATGAGCAGCCTGGAATGGAGTAGGTATAAGTTTGATTAGAGAGATAGAAATAAACATCCTAAATGGACAAGGTATAAGTTTGATTAAAGGGGCAGAAACGAGCAGCCTGGAATGGAGAAAGTATAACTTTGATCAGAGGGACAAAAATGAGCAGTCTGGAGTGGGGAAGGCATAAGTTTGATTAGAGAAACAAATGAATAGCCTGGAATAAAGAAGGTATAAGTTTGATTAAAGGGACAGAAATGAGCAACCTGGAATTGAGAAGGTATAAGTTTGATTAAAGGGACAGAAATAAACATTCTGCATGAAGAAGGTGTAAGTTTCATTAGAGAGAACAAAATTGAACAGCCTAGAATGGAGAAGGTATAAGTTCGATTAAAAGGGGAGAAATAAGCTGTCTGGAATGGAGAATATATAAGTTTGATTAGAGGAACAGAAATGATCAGGTTGGAATGGAGAAGGTATAAGTTTGATTAGAGGAACGGAAATGAGCAGCCTGGAATGGAGAAGGCATAAATTTGTTTAGAGGGACAGAATTGAACACCCTCTATGGAAAAGGTATAAGTTTGATGAGAGGGAGAGAAATGAGCAGCCTGAAATGGAGAAAGTATATTTTTGATTAGAGGGACATAAATGAACAGCCTGGAATTAAAAAGGTATAAGTTTGATTAGTGGGACAGAAATGAGCACCCTGGAatggaaaaaagtatatatattttttaggggAACAGAAATGAGCAGCCTGGATTGGAAAAGGTATAAGTTTGATTAGAGGAATAGAAATGAACAGTTTGGAATGGAGAAGGCATAGGTTTGATTAGAGGGACATAAATAAGAAGCCTGGAATGGAGAAAGTATAAGTTTGATTAGAAAAACATAAATGAGCAGCCTGTAATGAAGAAGGTATAAGTTTGATTAGATGGACAGAAATGAACAGCCTGGGTGGAGAAAATATAGGTTTGACGAGAGGGACAGAAATGAGCAGCCTGGAATGGAAAAAGTATATTTTTGATTCGAGGGACAGAAATGAGCAGCCTGGAATGGAGAAGGTATAGATTTTATTAGAATGACAGAAACGAACAGCCTGGAATGAAAAAGGTATAAGTTTGATTGAAGAAACAGAAATGAACAGCCTGGGTGGAGAAAATATAAGTTTGACGAGAGGGACAGAAATGAGCAGCCTGAAATTAAGAAAGTATAAGTTTGATTAGAGGGACAAAAATGAACAGCCTGAAATGAGAAAGTATATTTTTGattagagggagagaaataagcaGCCTGGAATGGAGAAGGTATAGATTTTATTAGAATGACAGAAATGAACAGCCTGGAATGGAAAATGTATAAGTTTGATTAAAGGAAAAGAAATGAGCAGCCTGGAATGGAGAAGGCATAAGTTTGATTAGAAGAATAGAAATGAGCAATCTGGAGTGGAGAAAGTATATTTTTGATTGGAGGGACAAAAATGAGCAGCCCTGATAGGAGAATGTATAAGTTTGATTAGAGGGAGAGAAATGATCAGCCTGAAATGGAGAAGGCATACGAGGATTAGAGGAACATAAATGAGCAATCTGGAATGGAGAAAGTATATTTTTGATTAGAGGGACAGAAATGAGCAGCCTGAATTGGAGAAGGTATAAGTTTGTTTAAAGGGACAGAAATGAGCAGGTTGGAATAGAGAGGGTATAATTATGATTAGAGGGACAGAAATAAGAAGCCTGGAATGAGGTAAGTATATTTTTCACTAGAGGGACCAAAATGAGCAGCCTAGAATGGAGAAAGCATAAATTTGATTAGAGGAACAGAAATTTGTAGCCTGGAATGGAGAAGGTATAAGTTTGATTAGAGTGACAGAAAGGAGCAGCCTGGATTGGAGAAGGTATAAGGTTGATTAGATGGACAGAAATGAGCCGTCTGGAATAGAGAAAGTATATTTTTGATTAGAGGGACAGAAATGAACAGCCTGgattggagaagagagagagagagagagagagagagagagagagagagagagagagagagagagagagagagagagagagagagagagagagagagagagagagagaacgtaataaATGCAAGGTAATATCGATTGTAGAATTCTTATGTCCACGATTgagtatatcataatatatatatatatatatatatatatatatatatatatatatatatatatatatatacagtaaataaatgtatatatgtatatatatcaatatatatatatatatatcaatatatatgtatataaatatatatatatataaatataaatataaatatatatatatataaatatatatatatatataaatatatatatatgtgtatatatatatatatatatatatatatatatatatatatatatttagatatatatacactatatatatatatatatatttatatatatatatatctctctctctctctctctctctctctctctctctctctatatatatatatatatatatatatatctatatatatatatatatttttgggtgagatggccatgtcgtcctgatggaagttcctatagggtagcttcctagggtatattacaactacggcgatattcccagagaatttaccttaaggtaccagaattctaactcctggagcgagtatccctcgtgaaagggatatcgcgacatatcagaggacgtattctagacacgtcacatggcaatctacatcctggacagagatttcgtctcgtaggaggtgattggcgagatacgaattcgggaaagaaaaaggggagccgctcccaaggcttccctatcccccgattcgtatgcgtgcctggcgccaatcctggcgccatctgtattcctttttgcgtagcttaacaactcggtgttttttcctgtttttctcgcaaatcttggatttattcaacttttcatggcttctccgtcttcgtcggcctctgataagttgagtatagtgtcttttatgtataaatgtaggctcttggtaaaattttgagtgattaataggattaatctttgatacaagagccgtagcctaccagaggcgtcttggacgctgtcgctcgctaggtataaattagttagtcagagcgacattcctggttgttttgctttaataaattttagctatttagcattacataggatttcctttcgtgcttagtattatttggcgaagtattcgccattctggcctacgctaggccatgtagcctagtcgtttggtcctagtacttcatgcatgattttggtttttctgagtgtaattaaaattttattgaagctttaggctatattttatacattttagactgtgtggatatttccaagatagtatacgagtgagtttcggtgaattaggtaatcgattctcttggtgcctaggctagttgcttatggagcctttgtatactttatcatactccccggttgctttcttttcttcggagaaggtatgcaatccctttccctctgtttaagccttggggttatccctaagtggttttttccgaatttattttcgataaaactatactagggtgttactgtaccttcctgttcctgtagttatggttcaagagggacagaacaacagagtttttagtctgagtctgtgttgtctggcttggggctgagtccccctcgctgacctaacacatacaaagggagcttagctcccttaaatcactaccgaaggtttctgtagttatgattccttcttttgtgatctaccagactagtcctgttgctgttctcgggggaggataaggtcttcccttgggagtagcaacgccttccttgctttggtgctctggaagctggtaagtattgctggcctttccccttagatctcccttaggctaagataagtttcttggctgcgggtgatctgtcactaaagcaaggttggcaggaccctcttgtcccttccccctctttcttcgtaatggctgagccattactgtactgtacgtcgttcttcatctggacctagtataggttaggatgtggaattgactcagccccttgccggccggcagagctggccggcaggggtcttactgtactgtacgtcgttttacttctggacctagtataggtttggatgtggaattgactcagccccttgccggccggcagagctgctggccggcaaggatcttatgttttcgagtgctgcccggacctctcttggtccctcatccatgcctgccggcagagccggacggcattggtcaaggaagcctgaattagtttctccccttccttatatgcactctttcggttgccgggcttggaggttgtgtacactcttatcccggcatccattctatttttctttttcttctagtgctgtacttgtcccggctgccggcctcagccgggcaggtgtagtcctctggttcttttgctgccagctggcatcggtcttgtacctttgccggccggcttatgtcagcccttgtctgccggtcaccaagagtgtggccggcagctgggtactaccttgtgtagttgctggccggcagccattgccggccaacactggctgttaccggccggcagttgctgccgaccggcacaggcatttgaaccagagtgctgccgccctatagctgttaagtagtatactttaaagctagttgtggtgtgtgccggccggcaaaggcaggccggcacacatccccctatactgtactagtattcttcagtataacatatacagtaagaagaaaactatggtaagggttttggtacagcactgtgtcttctaacactattgttttttcttgcacatccctttgctgttgccctacagataggaagctgagttcttccctgtctattatccaggattttaaaatcattgcttaggtgtgagctccacctgtttcctctggaaaccttgcattggttactctagaagagataaaccatttt comes from Palaemon carinicauda isolate YSFRI2023 chromosome 19, ASM3689809v2, whole genome shotgun sequence and encodes:
- the LOC137658228 gene encoding uncharacterized protein, coding for MKTYIAIDRRVLIIFLFFIPTTKAKTNLEGHFYLDECLFLSNVTPTLDLQRLDSKVDYALQLETNRASSVRLQADRICTIPSGILYSFTFSIKNQDAFLKFQFIESMVNETSDGKEIDKRPQSCQFSVQKPVEVFNGYGFISCRGTEDIVNVTRAVRKWKEAIELEEAEAKYHKNVLLGSVIGCVILIISVCAICIIMRLKATERPPPSRPRRRPSTPAPSVQTRITNDQNSSSHPPLLSSGSK